The Mesoterricola silvestris sequence CCCAGGGCCTGGCGCCGGGCTCCCCCCTGACCCTGGGCGTGCGCCCCGAGCACCTCCTGGCCTCCCGGCAGGGCGCTGAAGGCGCCGCCCCGGCCCGGATCCAGCTGGCCGAGCACCTGGGGGACATCACCTACCTCTACGTGGTGGCCCCCAGCAGCACCGAGACCCTCACCGTGAAATCCGACCCCGAGAACCCCCTCACCACGGGCGACAGCGCCTTCCTGACGTTCCCCGCGGAGCACTGCTACCTGTTCGACGCATCCGGCAAGGTCCTTCCCAAGGACTGAGGCCTCCCCATCCACGCCCCATCATCAAGGAGAAAACCCGTGAGCACCCAAACGAAGTTCGCCAGGTTCGCCACCGCCGCCGCGCTGGTCGTGGCGGGTGGCCTCTGCACCGCCCTGACCGCCGCCGCCCCCAAGGGGCCGCTGACCATCTGGATCAACGGGGACAAGGGCTACAAGGGCCTGCAGAAGGTGGGCGACGACTTCACGAAGAAGACCGGCATCAAGGTCGTCGTGGAGCACCCCGAGGACGCCCCGGGCAAGTTCCAGCAGGCCTCCAGCGAAGGCAAGGGTCCCGACATCTGGATCTGGGCCCACGACCGCGTCGGCGAGTGGATGGCGGGGGGCCTCCTCACGGAAGTGCGCCCCAACAAGAAGTTCAAGGACGGCGTCGTGCCCATGGCCTGGGACGCCTTCACCATCCAGGGCAAGACCTGGGGCTACCCCCTGTCCATCGAGGCCGTGGGCCTCATCTACAACAAGAACCTGGTGCCCGTGCCCCCCAAGACCTGGGACGAGGTGTTCGCCATCGAGAAGAAGCTCAAGCCCCAGGGCAAGCACGCCATCCTCTGGGACTACAACAACACCTACTTCACCTTCCCCATGCTGCAGGCCAACGGCGGCTACGCCTTCAAGCGGCGCGCCGACGGCACCTATGACGAGACCGACACGGGCGTGAACAACGCCGGGGCCATCAAGGGCGCCGCCCTCCTGGACCGCCTCA is a genomic window containing:
- the malE gene encoding maltose/maltodextrin ABC transporter substrate-binding protein MalE, whose product is MSTQTKFARFATAAALVVAGGLCTALTAAAPKGPLTIWINGDKGYKGLQKVGDDFTKKTGIKVVVEHPEDAPGKFQQASSEGKGPDIWIWAHDRVGEWMAGGLLTEVRPNKKFKDGVVPMAWDAFTIQGKTWGYPLSIEAVGLIYNKNLVPVPPKTWDEVFAIEKKLKPQGKHAILWDYNNTYFTFPMLQANGGYAFKRRADGTYDETDTGVNNAGAIKGAALLDRLIKEEVMPPEAGYAEMEAQMAAGKIGMMISGAWAWENVAKAKINYGVAKLPSVDGKPSRPMVGVTGCMIPKASKNPAIAKEFIENWMLTPDGLKKINADVPLGAPANMAFFNQLKGDPRVQATMASAKDGIIMPNNPKMGRFWAAMLSALGSMTDGRRSPKEAMDAAAKRILAK